In Mucilaginibacter sp. KACC 22063, the genomic stretch TTGATTGGTGCAGGCTTTACACTTGGAAACGGCGCCACCATTAAAACGGTTGATTTAAAGCGGCTGTAGCTTTGGTAGTCGCTTTTATTTGTCTGGCCTGTAATGGTGGTCAGCACATCACGTACACGGTCAAAAGGTTCATTGTTAATCAGGCCGCCATCAACATTTAAAGTTGTATAATCGCCTGCAGGCACAGGATTTATAGAAAGGATGTCCTTTAACCAGGGATTATGGTTCACATCATTACTGTCTCGCTTCACCACACGCGATTTTAATCCTACCGGGAAAGCCCCCGTAGCCATGGCTGCCTCTACAGCTATAGATGAGTTCAGGCCGTTTTTGAGGTCGAGCGGTATCCATCCGGGTGTAGGTGCTATGTTGCTTTTATCAGCTAATTCAAAGCAGGCATAATCATTATGCATCAGCATATAATACGGATGCCTTTCGTCAGGGCCATTGGCTTTGAAGTTAATATCGTAGCAGAAACCTTCCAGGTTACTAAGCGTAACAAATACCTTCAGCTTAGGATTAATGAACGGCGGCAAGTCTTTCCATGCAGGTTTACTGGGTTTTATTACACGCTGTGCAATTTTATCAATAAAATCAGAGTTGAGTGCTGACACTACATCGCCAGCACTTTCAATGTCCGAATTCTCCAGCATCAGCGGAAACATATTCTTATCTACCAGGTCCACCCATGAGTGGTAAAGCACATTTTCAGGATGCTCGGCTAAAATTGCTCCCGGCGTTGGTTTATCCAAGGGTGTAAGTTGTTGTTGTAAAGCTGCAGAAGCGATAATACCGGTCATTCCTCCTGCCGAAGCGCCGCCTATTACCGGAATTTCTACACGGTGTGTTGGTACCCCTGCTTCTCCCCGTCTTTTCTCCCATTCCTGAAGGGCTTCTAATAAATAATCTATAACTCCGGCAGTATATGCACCGGCTGATACCGCCCCTGCCATGCAAAGACCAATGTAAAAGGGTTGATCGGATTGTGTTGATTGATCCATAATAAGATAAGATTTTTAAGGTTAATTAATTAGCAAACGCTGCATATACATTGAATACAATTGATATATAGCGCATTGATATAAATTTATGTAATTATTGATAAATTACAGAGAGTAAAAAGGCGTTTAAACAAAGGGTAATATTACCCTAACACAAAACAGACAGGCGTAAATTTGGTATTTAAAAAATGAGTAAATTTACTGTACCCGAAAAAGTGCTTTACGTTTGCACCGGAAGCAAATGCGGCAAAAGAGGCGGAAAGGAAATGTACAAACTGGCCAAGTCGTACATTAAGCATTTAAACCTGAAAGATACAATTGAGGTGGTAGAAACAGAATGCACAGACCGCTGCAAGTTTGCACCCGTCTGTGCCATACAACCAAGCAATACCTGGCTAAAAGAATATCATCATAAAGAAGTTTTACAGCTGATGGGGCTGATCGATTAAGCTTCGCTGTCGTATTTGATATCGCCAACGTGTTTGTCAATCTGCCACCTGCCGGTGCCTTCTTCGCCAATCACTTCAAATAACTCTAATGCACGGCGTGCTTTATATTCTTCTTCGCGTTGCTCTTTCAGGAACCAGTTTAAGAATTCCATGGTAACAAAATCCTGCATACGAAGGCAGGTACCATAAATATTATTAATTGATTGTGTTACGCTGATTTCCTGGTCAAGGGCATCTTCAAAAACTTCGCGGAATGCGTTATATTCTTGCTTTATACCGGTTATTTCAGGTGATATGGCATTGCCACCCATATCAAGGATATATTTGAAAAATTTAAGCTGGTGTTCTCTCTCTTCTTCGGCTTGTTTAAAGAAATACGCTGACGAATAGTCATAACCATTGCGGTTACACCATGATGCCATAGCTAAATATATGGCTGATGATTGAGCTTCTTTCTGTACTTGTTTATTTAAAAGCGCTTCAATTTCGGTTGAAATTAAGCTTTTAATACGCATCAGATCTTTCATAATTGCAAAGTTTAAGGACGTAAACAGCTACATCATTACAATTATAATGCTAAAGTGTATTGATGGCATGAAAAAAAGCGTATATGAAATTAATCTAAATCAGATATGGGCGGTGCCAAGGCGCTGACTGATGATGCTGTTAAGTTCCAACATGACAAACGCACCTTCTAAAATTTCCTTTAATGCGATGATCTGCAACAGGCTAAGCACATAGCAATGGTCGCATGCACAGATGAAAATAATTTCCAGATCAGGGGTTTTGGTATTATCAAGCAGCAGTGCTTCAATGTCAATATTATAAACTGCTTTGCGAAGTTTTAACAGGTTACGATGATCAAAACGGGCTAATTTGCCTGCAAAATCTACATACCAGCAACGCTCGGTATCGCATTGATAAATAGCCCCATTTTTAGTGGTGAACACTTCTATAAATGATGGACTTTGCTTAACCAATACTTGCATAACTAATGCAAAAGTTGGAATTATTTATAATTAATCCAAATAAGAAGTACGATTTTTTTAAATAAAAAATCCCGGCTGCAATAAAACCGGGATCAATAATATGTTATAGAATATTATTCGCTTCTTAGGGCTTTGTACTTATTAATAAGTCCGTTGGTAGAAGCATCGTGCGAAGTAACATCTTCATCACCTTTCAGCTCTGGTAAAATACTGCTGGCTAATTGTTTACCCAGCTCTACTCCCCATTGGTCAAAAGTAAATATGTTCCAGATTACCCCTTGTACAAATATTTTATGCTCGTATAAGGAAATCAGGCGGCCTAATGAACCCGGGGTGATCTTTTTAACTAAAAACGAGTTTGTAGGCTTGTTACCTGCAAATGTTTTAAATGGTGTTAAGTATGCGATCTCTTCTTCTGATTTATTTTGTTTTCGCAATTCTTCCTGCACTACTTCCGGCGATTTACCATTCATCAAGGCTTCGGTTTGTGCAAAAAAGTTAGAGATCAATTTTTGATGATGATCGCCAACCGGGTTATGTGATTGCGCAGGTGCAATAAAATCGCATGGGATTAAGATAGTTCCCTGGTGAATTAATTGATAAAAGGCATGCTGCCCGTTGGTGCCTGGCTCTCCCCAAATGATAGGGCCTGTAGCGTAATCAACAGGTTTACCTGTACGGTCTATACTCTTACCATTACTTTCCATATTTCCTTGTTGGAAATACGCTGAAAAACGGTGCAGGTATTGGTCGTAAGGTAAAATAGCTTCTGTCTGTGAACCAAAGAAATTGATATACCAAAGGCTGATCAGCGCTAATAAAACCGGGATGTTTTTTGAAAGCTCAGTTTCTTTAAAATGCGTATCAGTTTCGTAAGCACCTTTCAGCAACTTTTCAAAGTTATCATATCCAATTGTTAAAGCTATTGAAAGGCCAATAGCGCTCCACAAAGAATAACGGCCACCAACCCAATCCCAAAACTCGAACATGTTGGCTTCGTCGATACCAAATTTTGTTACCGCCTCTGCATTGGTAGACAATGCCACAAAGTGCTTGGCAACAGCACTTTCATCATTCGCTGATTTCAGTAACCAATCTTTAGCCGTTTGGGCATTGGTCATGGTTTCCTGCGTGGTAAATGTTTTAGAAGCGATCAGGAATAATGTTTCTTCCGGATCAACCTTTTTTAGCGTTTCAACGATGTGGGTAGCATCAACGTTTGAAACAAAGTAAGCTTGGATACCCTCAACCCAGTAAGGACGCAATGCTTCGGTAACCATTAAAGGCCCTAAATCACTACCTCCTATACCAATGTTAACAATAGATTTGATCTTTTTGCCGGTGTAGCCTTTCCATTCGCCGCTATGCACTTTTTCGCACAGCGCTTTCATTTGCTGCTGTACACGCTGCACATCAGGCATTACATCTTTACCTTCCGAATAAACCGGCTGGCCAGAGAAGTTACGTAAAGCGGTATGCAATACCGAACGTTTTTCTGTACGATTAATAACCTCGCCGCTAAACATGGCGTTAATGGCATCGGTCAATTTACTTTCTTCAGCAAGTTGTAACAGCGTTTTTAAGTTTTCGTCGGTAACCAGGTTTTTTGACAGGTCGACGAAAATATCATTCAGCGTGAATGAATACTTACCGAAACGTTCTGCATCCTGTTTAAACAGGTCTTTTATCGTAGTTGCCTTAGCCGCTTCAGCCTGTTGGGCTAATTGCTTCCAGGCTCCAGTAGTAGTTGGATTTATTGTAGGGAACATCGTTTGTACGATTAATCTTGTGATTTATCATTTAATTTTTCGGTTGCTGCTTCATCAACAAACCATAATATTTCGCCGTTTTTTGGCGCCAAAACCTGCGATGGGTAAAGATGCGGGTTGCGCTCGCCTTCCAAAACTTCGTGCAAAGCATTCGCTT encodes the following:
- a CDS encoding patatin-like phospholipase family protein, which codes for MDQSTQSDQPFYIGLCMAGAVSAGAYTAGVIDYLLEALQEWEKRRGEAGVPTHRVEIPVIGGASAGGMTGIIASAALQQQLTPLDKPTPGAILAEHPENVLYHSWVDLVDKNMFPLMLENSDIESAGDVVSALNSDFIDKIAQRVIKPSKPAWKDLPPFINPKLKVFVTLSNLEGFCYDINFKANGPDERHPYYMLMHNDYACFELADKSNIAPTPGWIPLDLKNGLNSSIAVEAAMATGAFPVGLKSRVVKRDSNDVNHNPWLKDILSINPVPAGDYTTLNVDGGLINNEPFDRVRDVLTTITGQTNKSDYQSYSRFKSTVLMVAPFPSVKPAPINIVQKLLNVMGLTLSAMISQMRSKPIHLVEAMDDDCAGQYLIDPARLRPDKNGVVEEVHGEKAIACGALGGFSGFLNKEFRVHDYFLGRYNCKIFLRDYFTLSERSLEKNEIFKNGYANADIDKHRSKKDGSIQIIPVFDDVDYTFPDFKFSSGSNWPAITQADIDVFRKPLRGRADALIMNIKKFGMWTKALIWVGVKVVLGGLLADAVITGITNSLDEWELIRKKND
- a CDS encoding (2Fe-2S) ferredoxin domain-containing protein, which codes for MSKFTVPEKVLYVCTGSKCGKRGGKEMYKLAKSYIKHLNLKDTIEVVETECTDRCKFAPVCAIQPSNTWLKEYHHKEVLQLMGLID
- a CDS encoding ferritin produces the protein MKDLMRIKSLISTEIEALLNKQVQKEAQSSAIYLAMASWCNRNGYDYSSAYFFKQAEEEREHQLKFFKYILDMGGNAISPEITGIKQEYNAFREVFEDALDQEISVTQSINNIYGTCLRMQDFVTMEFLNWFLKEQREEEYKARRALELFEVIGEEGTGRWQIDKHVGDIKYDSEA
- the pgi gene encoding glucose-6-phosphate isomerase, translated to MFPTINPTTTGAWKQLAQQAEAAKATTIKDLFKQDAERFGKYSFTLNDIFVDLSKNLVTDENLKTLLQLAEESKLTDAINAMFSGEVINRTEKRSVLHTALRNFSGQPVYSEGKDVMPDVQRVQQQMKALCEKVHSGEWKGYTGKKIKSIVNIGIGGSDLGPLMVTEALRPYWVEGIQAYFVSNVDATHIVETLKKVDPEETLFLIASKTFTTQETMTNAQTAKDWLLKSANDESAVAKHFVALSTNAEAVTKFGIDEANMFEFWDWVGGRYSLWSAIGLSIALTIGYDNFEKLLKGAYETDTHFKETELSKNIPVLLALISLWYINFFGSQTEAILPYDQYLHRFSAYFQQGNMESNGKSIDRTGKPVDYATGPIIWGEPGTNGQHAFYQLIHQGTILIPCDFIAPAQSHNPVGDHHQKLISNFFAQTEALMNGKSPEVVQEELRKQNKSEEEIAYLTPFKTFAGNKPTNSFLVKKITPGSLGRLISLYEHKIFVQGVIWNIFTFDQWGVELGKQLASSILPELKGDEDVTSHDASTNGLINKYKALRSE